From Coraliomargarita sinensis, a single genomic window includes:
- a CDS encoding Ig-like domain-containing protein has translation MKKISLSLLIAGMAFFQAHLPAAESQLWTTDQQGNVTWDPRLPDFTNVGYMNGDVVIPDWPVGVDVTDPQFGAVPDDDQDDSDAFIAAIAACPVNKAVFVPKGRYIITKQISIDRDYVVLQGEDMYETVLFFPKYLNEVYVQEVGYENPDYFSPGNGYRNTGESVFILMPGGTHRSIENLSIEFREQTKIGHWAHKGGDGIRNSSTHSWMRNIYVKNGDHCISTSGGQYITVQNIVIDQFIDRNKVAVEQEGSRVGHMAMHLNDTDDNLFHNILFTGAWSHGFDTKQTHGCVISHVKSPRGAAAYHGQGVRDNLYTDFEVNYYAGSPNSNNPINETFWGIYSPDGDLGMDPVHPDDTLYAYNLELDGHIIVGYDVDSLSLPTKSNPDFWYENIDATQLSPLNLYLAQMEEVGKPVPATPQLQAPDPYTGDVIRIKAVGNGSVDAANPDQTYPVFSGDDYTPLRTKISITNDPYLKFDLSAIDPAELTNIHRVRLRLATEEFKNTPVELGIFSVTNDAWTENTITFNNKPAQVALLDSYQVNEDTQATVMEFDVTAFVQDQWANDPNKEVSFNLDILSGNGFSSAINSINNGFGPILIIEQVADPVADAPSAPTEVRATSLIGNVLLDWPDNPESDVVSYNVYRSYVSADLKQYTFPIGMGLTTSDFIDIQHKHWEGWDVGMLRDDIPYFYRVTAVDKHGNESESSHEIIASAKSYLDDSLPPAFSQDPIILPKATQYVTNSDSLAGSAIDPEGDTVYYAKLDGPDWVQVAPDGSVTATPRAGDTGTFQFTVVVSALYGGHDEATVILTVDPAVPDAPLLRDIIPGDGSIQLDWDHDAEGTANFTFSVYRATSATGPFSQIASGLMQSDYADSGLNNGTTYYYLITASNNSGESPISELTSATPIAGFSVGTTYIGGGLITDPASWDNGLPIGQWGRIDIDASVDTAISLDGYQVLHTGGELQPTGISGLKLINGSQWITEGPTATTATSFRGFGVSSGSSFTLNSGNINTKNGRDWSLSDANSAITINGGTLNLGRSLKISGTAGPIFALNGGTVNGNLSSGYIGGNNISDNTKTMTFDGGTMTAYSLDLSGDNTTAEFGGTTAGSLSVENILGFGSNSAINFLPGSRMSLSVSSASNWAETYWNSGNLTYNGQGTAALGSWATVTAANGLEPGVQFAFDGGTGTLSLTQAMAANQPPAFSNDTIERFDASEAVAYTGSIAGDASDPESDPMTFSRLSGPAWLSVAANGDLSGTPSSSDTGLNSFLVQLSDGNGGSDTATLEITVENINDAPVFINDPIAGDAAAEDEVYEGSLYGSANDQDGDILAYTKTGGPAWLNVAPLGNLSGTPGNDDVGLNSFTIEVSDGNGGIDTAVLEITVTNSNDVPVFGNDPLTGFAATEEAGFNGSLSGTASDDDNDTLSYSKTGGPAWLSVASDGVLSGTPGNDDVGLNSFTVEVTDGNGGSDSAVLEVTVVNVNDAPVFTSDPIVGADATENTFYSSTLAGSASDVDVSDILSFSKVSGPDWLNIAADGDLYGTPETDDLGLNSFTVSVSDGHNGSDTAVLEITVVAGSSPTVFTDADANDSLISNPGNWSNGLPTGGALGTIAINAKHDSGFTHVGYHVIHTDGAVTKTGFSGLKLGAGSIWEMNGASAQVSSTRGMSLAGALFIMNEGTADLTENTSDSSLNAGSELIINGGSMDMGRSLLFNGGDLTVSGGTLNIAADMGSRNFHGGGNANLGGGSVSADLLTFGQDTFQVNFGGSAAGTLIVSNFGGNRADVNHIDINFEPGTQVSMQLTNPVESGASGDGDLGWSAIGSETGLSWAEALWSDGRLTYNEQDYTTLGSWAAVTSDGLGDGYGFAYDSGTNTLSLISINQAPAFNSNPVLELAADEDVAYSASLADNAYDNDVGASLTFAKVSGPAWLIVGTDGSLSGTPLNTDAGLNSWTVSVSDGIADPVEATLEIFINQDTAAPDEPANFAGTAENGYNSLTWDSSSAADFASYKVYRSETAGGPYTEIAFDLSTNQYEDSNITEGTTYYYVVTALDDNGNESVLSGEQSVTSLVSNIVLAADYPFNGSSSASVDTDLNTSASTLAQGPDLNASYDTRTFGVRGNPVPSLKWTHGDIDDATVLDGDYLAFSVSSDVDGMLPQELSFDFSGESLDIYLFSDEVGFSSVGDAIASFTVSAGLNNYVIPLDSLSAVAESGSREFRLYFQADGTKWSGTEVWIDNITLSAEIGVAPTLNGPQLATATLNGIGDSWTVVNLQATYNSPVIVASVALSDSNQLPVVARIRNVGADSFELRVQNPSGEAIGTYDVHIVVVEEGVYNALEHGVDMEAFQLLSTGTNKKNNWSNTLMEQVATSNTYTSPVVLGQVMSANDANWSSFWSCDGNRGNPATASSIFVGKHVGEDSVTTRADETIGVIILESGSATVEGINFTAAVGADIVKGVGNGEPFTYSLTGLSTVSEVAVSASGMDGVDGGWPVLYGTTPVTTTSLDLVFDEDQTGDIERGHTSEQVSYLVFE, from the coding sequence ATGAAGAAAATCTCGTTGTCGCTTTTGATCGCAGGTATGGCATTTTTTCAAGCCCACCTACCAGCTGCTGAATCCCAGTTATGGACGACTGACCAGCAGGGTAACGTTACCTGGGACCCGAGGCTACCTGACTTTACGAATGTCGGCTACATGAATGGTGATGTGGTTATTCCGGACTGGCCGGTGGGTGTGGATGTAACCGATCCGCAGTTCGGCGCGGTCCCGGATGATGATCAGGACGATTCCGATGCTTTTATTGCAGCCATTGCTGCCTGCCCGGTCAATAAGGCCGTATTTGTGCCCAAGGGCCGGTATATTATCACCAAGCAGATCAGCATCGACCGGGACTACGTGGTGCTGCAAGGGGAGGATATGTATGAGACCGTCCTGTTCTTCCCGAAGTATCTCAATGAAGTTTATGTTCAAGAAGTCGGGTATGAGAACCCCGATTATTTTTCACCGGGAAACGGTTATCGGAATACAGGAGAGTCGGTGTTTATCCTCATGCCGGGTGGTACTCACCGGAGTATCGAAAACCTCTCGATTGAATTCCGCGAGCAAACAAAGATAGGTCACTGGGCGCACAAAGGGGGCGATGGGATTCGAAACTCAAGCACCCACAGCTGGATGCGGAATATCTACGTCAAAAACGGGGATCACTGCATTTCCACCTCGGGTGGCCAATACATTACAGTTCAAAATATTGTGATCGATCAGTTCATTGACCGAAACAAAGTCGCGGTGGAACAGGAGGGAAGCCGGGTCGGCCACATGGCGATGCATTTGAACGATACGGATGATAACTTGTTTCACAATATTCTCTTCACCGGTGCATGGTCCCACGGCTTTGACACGAAGCAGACGCATGGCTGCGTCATCTCACACGTGAAATCTCCCCGAGGTGCAGCGGCTTATCATGGGCAGGGTGTGCGGGATAATCTCTACACCGATTTCGAGGTAAACTATTATGCGGGTTCACCGAACAGTAATAATCCGATCAATGAGACGTTTTGGGGGATCTACTCTCCCGACGGGGATTTGGGAATGGATCCTGTGCACCCGGACGATACGCTTTATGCCTACAATCTGGAGTTGGACGGTCACATCATCGTCGGCTATGATGTCGATTCGCTTTCCCTGCCGACAAAGAGCAATCCTGATTTCTGGTATGAAAATATCGATGCGACGCAGTTGTCGCCACTCAACCTCTATTTGGCTCAGATGGAGGAAGTCGGGAAACCTGTTCCCGCCACGCCTCAATTGCAAGCGCCGGATCCCTATACCGGCGATGTGATTCGGATTAAGGCGGTGGGCAACGGTAGCGTCGATGCCGCAAATCCGGATCAAACCTATCCGGTTTTCTCTGGAGACGATTACACTCCGTTGAGGACGAAAATTTCCATCACGAATGATCCCTACCTAAAGTTCGACCTCAGCGCGATTGATCCTGCGGAGTTGACGAATATTCACCGAGTCCGTTTGCGCCTGGCCACAGAGGAGTTCAAGAACACTCCAGTTGAACTGGGTATTTTCTCTGTGACGAATGATGCCTGGACAGAGAATACGATCACTTTCAACAATAAGCCTGCGCAGGTGGCTCTACTGGATTCGTATCAAGTCAACGAAGACACCCAGGCAACGGTGATGGAATTCGACGTCACTGCCTTCGTGCAGGACCAATGGGCCAATGACCCTAACAAGGAGGTGTCGTTCAACCTCGATATCTTGTCTGGCAATGGTTTCTCGAGTGCCATTAACAGCATTAATAACGGCTTCGGACCTATCCTCATCATCGAACAGGTGGCAGACCCTGTTGCGGATGCTCCCTCCGCACCAACCGAGGTGAGAGCGACGAGTTTGATCGGTAACGTCTTGTTGGACTGGCCCGACAACCCTGAGTCCGATGTAGTGTCTTACAATGTTTACCGCAGTTATGTATCTGCAGACCTGAAGCAATACACCTTCCCGATCGGGATGGGCCTGACAACGAGTGACTTTATCGACATTCAACACAAACACTGGGAGGGCTGGGACGTTGGGATGCTGCGTGACGATATTCCCTACTTCTATCGTGTGACGGCGGTGGACAAGCATGGGAACGAATCCGAGAGTAGCCATGAAATTATCGCGTCCGCCAAGAGCTATCTGGATGACAGTCTGCCTCCTGCCTTCAGTCAGGATCCGATTATTTTGCCCAAGGCGACACAATATGTAACTAATTCGGACAGCCTTGCTGGTTCAGCCATCGATCCGGAGGGTGACACTGTGTATTATGCGAAACTGGACGGTCCGGATTGGGTGCAGGTTGCTCCCGACGGTTCCGTCACGGCGACACCGCGGGCAGGTGATACCGGCACCTTCCAATTTACGGTGGTGGTCAGTGCCCTGTATGGCGGCCATGACGAGGCGACGGTGATCCTTACCGTCGACCCGGCGGTTCCCGATGCACCACTGCTTCGGGATATCATACCGGGGGACGGAAGCATCCAACTGGACTGGGATCACGATGCCGAAGGAACCGCCAACTTCACCTTTAGCGTCTATCGTGCGACTTCAGCCACCGGCCCCTTCAGCCAGATCGCCAGTGGTTTGATGCAAAGTGACTACGCTGATTCCGGCCTGAACAACGGAACCACCTACTATTACCTGATCACCGCCAGCAACAATTCCGGAGAGTCGCCCATCAGTGAGCTGACCAGCGCGACTCCGATTGCCGGATTCTCGGTTGGCACGACCTATATCGGTGGCGGACTCATTACGGATCCGGCGAGCTGGGATAATGGTCTGCCGATTGGCCAGTGGGGGCGGATTGATATCGATGCATCGGTGGATACCGCAATCAGTTTGGATGGGTATCAGGTTCTCCACACCGGAGGGGAACTGCAGCCCACGGGAATCTCAGGGTTGAAGCTCATCAACGGCAGTCAGTGGATCACGGAGGGGCCGACGGCCACAACCGCGACCAGCTTTCGTGGCTTTGGCGTGAGTAGCGGCTCTTCCTTCACGCTCAATAGTGGAAACATTAACACAAAAAATGGCAGGGACTGGTCGCTATCCGATGCGAATTCTGCGATCACGATTAATGGAGGCACGCTCAACCTGGGGCGGAGCCTGAAGATTTCCGGAACAGCGGGACCGATCTTTGCGCTGAACGGAGGCACGGTGAACGGAAATCTCTCCAGCGGCTACATCGGAGGTAATAACATCAGCGATAATACCAAAACGATGACTTTCGATGGTGGCACGATGACTGCCTACAGCCTCGATTTGAGTGGCGACAACACGACAGCTGAATTCGGAGGCACAACGGCTGGGTCTCTCAGCGTGGAGAATATCCTCGGCTTCGGTTCGAACTCGGCGATCAACTTCCTCCCGGGCTCTCGCATGTCGCTCAGTGTCAGCAGTGCTTCCAATTGGGCGGAGACCTATTGGAATTCAGGTAACCTGACTTACAACGGGCAGGGCACAGCCGCGCTCGGTTCCTGGGCGACGGTGACGGCTGCGAACGGCCTCGAGCCCGGCGTGCAGTTCGCCTTCGACGGCGGCACCGGGACGCTCTCGCTCACTCAAGCAATGGCGGCCAATCAGCCTCCGGCCTTTTCGAACGATACGATCGAGCGTTTCGATGCTTCAGAAGCGGTCGCCTACACCGGAAGTATTGCTGGTGACGCGTCGGATCCCGAGAGCGACCCAATGACCTTCTCCAGGTTGTCCGGCCCGGCCTGGCTCAGTGTGGCAGCAAACGGAGATTTGTCCGGGACTCCATCGAGTAGCGATACCGGTTTGAACAGCTTCCTCGTTCAGCTCTCTGATGGAAACGGTGGCAGTGATACCGCCACCCTCGAAATCACGGTGGAGAATATCAACGATGCTCCGGTATTCATCAATGACCCGATTGCCGGCGACGCTGCCGCGGAGGACGAGGTCTACGAAGGCAGCCTCTATGGCAGTGCCAACGACCAGGATGGTGATATACTCGCCTACACCAAGACTGGTGGTCCGGCCTGGTTGAATGTAGCCCCGCTCGGCAATCTCTCCGGAACACCCGGTAACGATGATGTCGGCCTGAATAGCTTTACCATTGAGGTATCCGACGGAAATGGTGGTATCGATACGGCCGTTCTGGAGATCACGGTGACGAATTCGAATGACGTTCCGGTCTTTGGGAATGATCCGCTTACAGGATTTGCTGCCACTGAGGAAGCAGGCTTTAACGGCTCCCTGTCCGGCACTGCCAGCGATGATGACAATGATACTTTAAGCTACAGCAAGACCGGTGGTCCTGCTTGGCTGAGCGTGGCATCCGACGGGGTTCTCTCCGGAACACCCGGCAACGATGATGTCGGCCTGAATAGCTTCACCGTAGAGGTAACCGACGGGAATGGTGGCAGTGACAGCGCCGTCCTCGAAGTCACCGTCGTCAATGTAAACGATGCTCCTGTATTCACTTCCGATCCGATCGTTGGTGCCGACGCCACGGAGAATACTTTCTATTCCAGCACCCTGGCCGGTAGTGCTAGCGATGTGGATGTCAGCGATATTCTCAGCTTTAGCAAAGTGTCTGGCCCGGACTGGCTGAATATTGCCGCTGATGGTGACCTCTACGGTACGCCCGAGACCGATGATCTGGGTCTGAATTCCTTTACGGTAAGCGTGTCCGACGGACACAACGGCAGTGATACCGCTGTTCTGGAAATTACCGTGGTCGCCGGTTCGTCACCGACTGTGTTTACCGATGCAGATGCGAATGACAGCCTGATTTCGAATCCGGGCAACTGGTCGAATGGACTTCCTACCGGCGGTGCGCTCGGCACGATTGCCATCAACGCCAAGCATGATTCCGGTTTCACCCACGTCGGCTATCATGTCATCCACACCGATGGTGCCGTTACCAAGACAGGTTTCAGCGGCCTGAAGCTGGGGGCAGGCTCGATCTGGGAAATGAACGGAGCTTCGGCCCAAGTGTCCTCCACGCGGGGGATGAGTCTGGCCGGTGCTCTCTTTATTATGAACGAGGGAACTGCCGATCTCACTGAGAACACCAGCGACAGCTCATTGAATGCTGGCAGTGAGTTAATCATAAACGGAGGAAGCATGGATATGGGTCGTTCACTACTCTTCAATGGTGGCGATCTTACTGTATCCGGAGGCACCTTGAATATCGCTGCCGACATGGGCTCCCGGAACTTTCATGGCGGCGGCAATGCCAATCTGGGCGGTGGCTCTGTCAGCGCCGACTTGCTCACATTCGGTCAGGATACCTTTCAGGTAAACTTCGGCGGAAGCGCAGCTGGCACATTAATCGTTAGTAATTTCGGTGGTAACCGTGCCGATGTTAATCACATCGATATCAATTTTGAACCCGGCACCCAAGTTTCGATGCAACTGACCAATCCGGTTGAGTCCGGTGCCTCCGGCGACGGAGACCTCGGATGGTCTGCGATCGGATCCGAGACCGGATTGTCCTGGGCCGAAGCCCTGTGGTCTGATGGCCGATTGACCTATAATGAACAAGACTACACGACCTTGGGCTCATGGGCCGCAGTGACCTCGGATGGTTTAGGTGATGGCTATGGCTTTGCCTATGACAGCGGCACGAACACCCTGTCACTGATTTCGATCAATCAAGCCCCAGCCTTTAACTCGAATCCTGTCCTTGAATTGGCTGCTGATGAAGACGTCGCCTACAGCGCGTCCCTTGCGGACAACGCCTATGATAACGATGTCGGTGCCTCCCTGACCTTCGCCAAGGTTAGCGGGCCTGCGTGGCTGATTGTCGGAACGGATGGAAGCTTGTCTGGCACACCTTTGAATACTGATGCCGGTCTGAACAGCTGGACGGTGAGCGTCAGCGACGGTATCGCCGATCCCGTCGAGGCGACTCTTGAAATTTTCATCAATCAAGACACGGCCGCCCCGGACGAGCCCGCTAACTTCGCCGGGACCGCTGAGAACGGCTATAACAGCTTAACTTGGGATAGCAGCTCAGCGGCGGATTTTGCCAGCTACAAAGTCTATCGTTCCGAGACGGCGGGTGGTCCCTACACAGAGATCGCGTTCGATCTATCGACGAATCAATACGAAGATTCGAATATCACCGAGGGCACAACCTATTATTACGTCGTCACCGCACTGGACGACAACGGGAACGAATCCGTCCTGAGCGGAGAGCAATCCGTGACTTCACTCGTGAGTAATATCGTCCTTGCTGCGGACTATCCGTTTAACGGTTCGTCCTCGGCTTCCGTCGATACGGATCTCAATACCAGCGCAAGCACACTGGCTCAGGGGCCAGATCTCAATGCGAGTTACGACACACGGACTTTCGGCGTCCGCGGTAATCCGGTGCCATCCTTAAAATGGACACACGGTGATATTGATGACGCAACTGTCCTCGATGGCGACTATCTCGCTTTTAGCGTGTCCTCCGATGTCGATGGTATGCTCCCACAAGAACTCAGCTTCGACTTCAGTGGTGAGTCGCTCGACATCTACCTCTTCTCGGACGAAGTCGGCTTCAGCAGCGTGGGGGATGCCATTGCCTCCTTCACGGTCTCAGCCGGACTGAACAACTATGTTATACCACTCGACAGTCTGAGTGCCGTTGCGGAGTCCGGATCCCGCGAATTCCGTCTCTACTTCCAGGCGGATGGCACAAAGTGGAGCGGAACCGAAGTCTGGATTGATAACATCACCTTGAGTGCCGAAATCGGCGTTGCGCCGACGCTGAACGGTCCACAACTGGCCACTGCCACGTTGAACGGAATCGGCGATAGCTGGACTGTGGTCAACTTGCAGGCGACCTACAACTCACCCGTCATCGTGGCCTCGGTGGCCCTTTCGGACAGTAACCAACTGCCGGTCGTGGCACGCATCCGCAACGTGGGTGCCGACTCCTTCGAGCTTCGAGTGCAGAATCCGTCCGGTGAGGCCATAGGGACCTATGACGTGCACATCGTGGTCGTCGAGGAAGGTGTCTATAACGCGCTGGAGCACGGGGTCGATATGGAGGCGTTCCAACTGCTTTCGACCGGCACGAACAAGAAAAACAATTGGTCGAACACTTTGATGGAGCAAGTCGCGACGTCCAACACTTACACCAGCCCGGTCGTGCTCGGACAGGTCATGAGCGCGAACGACGCCAACTGGTCGAGCTTCTGGTCCTGTGATGGCAACCGGGGCAACCCCGCCACTGCCAGCTCGATCTTTGTCGGTAAACATGTGGGTGAGGATTCCGTTACCACGCGTGCGGACGAGACGATCGGCGTTATTATCCTGGAGTCCGGCTCAGCAACGGTCGAAGGCATCAACTTTACCGCAGCTGTCGGTGCTGATATCGTTAAGGGTGTAGGCAATGGCGAGCCGTTTACCTATTCCCTTACCGGTTTGTCGACAGTCTCTGAGGTGGCGGTCAGTGCCTCCGGCATGGACGGCGTGGACGGGGGTTGGCCCGTGCTCTACGGCACGACGCCGGTCACGACGACTAGCCTCGATCTTGTTTTCGACGAAGATCAGACTGGCGACATCGAGCGTGGGCATACCAGCGAGCAAGTGAGTTACCTGGTTTTCGAGTAA
- a CDS encoding right-handed parallel beta-helix repeat-containing protein, with the protein MIHLFTPSILLSLCIALGPLVLVAEPPAETTVYQAAEKKRAHLEDCRRYQRMSDEAQAKMVAMTFAQAKAKGLPLCSRCPGSTTPGKGNPEDGGLESWVNPAPDEIREAPFKASPYAPLVATGPNGALAYDSYSEKGDRLLDWSKCGYKMSNEPLPDVQVLKTLEPLSGKVTREGSMAYPMGPDSQKRIQDALNTIAQRSADGNGLKGALLLSQGTYYLSGGLHVPSGVVLRGEGSGENGTVLICQSDSGRGDAISIGSGEGIDHVGESDSVRIRDDYVPSASYSVNVTDADQFNAGDFVCVRKTVNRRWIDDLGMGERLRHIRGGKEGLKKRPWKPESYQFRHIRQIARIQGDAITFEVMLPQSFAKVHGGGEVFKVSVDPLASQSGVEHLRIVSNYDTSVKDTGKQANFKNFRNGISVSSAMHSWVRDCTVLHVSFAAVKVADHTMHVTVRDCNFLEPVGPKRGGNYYAFSIAGGTGHLFYNCYAEDARHCFAGGSRNMGPYVFFNCTSVRGGQSEPHHRWGTGFLYDNVTTEDGSLAAINRGDSGSGHGWAAANTLFWNCDARNIVVMDPETEGENNFAIGFTGDPQREHGTKGLMYANNRAGYWGTPREGKYYGFPVMGSGHIESPTAPVEPRSLFVRQLIERIGEERAKAVLK; encoded by the coding sequence ATGATTCATTTGTTTACCCCTTCGATTCTTTTATCGCTCTGCATTGCCTTGGGCCCACTCGTGTTGGTCGCCGAGCCGCCCGCCGAGACCACCGTCTACCAGGCGGCAGAAAAAAAACGGGCCCACCTCGAAGACTGCCGCCGCTACCAGCGCATGAGCGACGAGGCCCAAGCGAAGATGGTCGCGATGACTTTCGCACAGGCGAAAGCCAAAGGCTTGCCGCTCTGCTCGCGGTGCCCGGGGAGCACCACCCCCGGCAAGGGAAACCCCGAGGACGGCGGGCTTGAATCCTGGGTCAATCCGGCTCCAGACGAAATTCGCGAGGCACCTTTCAAAGCCAGCCCGTACGCGCCGTTGGTTGCCACCGGTCCGAACGGAGCGCTTGCTTACGACAGCTACTCGGAAAAAGGCGACCGGCTTCTCGATTGGTCCAAGTGCGGCTATAAAATGAGCAACGAGCCCCTACCGGACGTGCAGGTGCTGAAAACTTTAGAGCCGCTATCCGGCAAAGTCACACGGGAGGGGAGCATGGCCTACCCAATGGGACCAGACAGTCAGAAGCGTATCCAGGACGCCCTGAATACGATCGCACAGAGGTCGGCTGACGGCAATGGTCTCAAGGGCGCCCTGCTTCTGAGCCAAGGCACCTATTACCTGTCCGGCGGTCTGCATGTTCCTTCCGGCGTGGTCTTGCGCGGCGAGGGCTCGGGCGAAAATGGCACCGTGTTGATCTGTCAAAGCGACAGCGGGAGAGGCGATGCGATCTCGATCGGGTCGGGCGAAGGAATCGATCACGTCGGCGAGTCCGACAGCGTGCGCATCAGGGATGACTACGTGCCGAGCGCCAGCTACTCTGTCAATGTTACCGATGCGGACCAGTTCAACGCCGGCGACTTTGTGTGCGTGCGCAAGACGGTTAATCGAAGATGGATCGACGATCTCGGGATGGGCGAGCGCCTCCGCCACATTCGGGGCGGCAAAGAAGGCCTGAAGAAGCGGCCGTGGAAACCCGAGTCCTACCAGTTCCGGCACATTCGCCAGATTGCCAGAATCCAAGGCGATGCGATTACCTTCGAAGTTATGCTGCCGCAATCCTTTGCCAAAGTGCATGGCGGCGGCGAGGTTTTTAAAGTCAGCGTCGATCCGCTGGCCTCGCAATCCGGCGTCGAACACCTCCGGATCGTTTCCAATTACGACACGTCGGTAAAGGATACGGGCAAGCAGGCGAACTTCAAAAACTTCCGCAACGGAATTTCGGTAAGCTCGGCGATGCACAGCTGGGTGCGCGACTGCACGGTGCTGCACGTCAGCTTCGCCGCCGTCAAAGTTGCCGATCATACGATGCACGTAACGGTCCGGGACTGCAACTTCCTGGAACCGGTCGGCCCGAAACGCGGAGGCAATTACTACGCCTTCTCCATCGCCGGAGGCACCGGCCACCTCTTCTACAATTGCTACGCCGAGGATGCGCGCCACTGCTTCGCCGGAGGCTCGCGCAACATGGGGCCCTATGTCTTTTTCAACTGCACCTCCGTGCGGGGCGGCCAATCGGAGCCCCACCACCGCTGGGGCACCGGCTTTCTCTACGACAATGTGACTACGGAGGACGGTTCACTCGCGGCCATCAACCGCGGCGACTCCGGCAGCGGCCACGGCTGGGCTGCCGCCAACACGCTTTTCTGGAATTGCGATGCCCGGAACATCGTCGTCATGGATCCGGAAACGGAGGGCGAGAACAACTTCGCCATTGGCTTCACCGGCGACCCGCAACGCGAGCACGGCACCAAGGGTCTCATGTATGCCAACAACCGTGCGGGCTACTGGGGCACGCCCCGGGAAGGCAAATACTACGGCTTCCCGGTCATGGGCAGCGGCCACATCGAAAGCCCGACCGCTCCGGTGGAACCGCGCAGCCTCTTCGTCCGACAACTGATCGAACGGATCGGCGAAGAGCGGGCAAAGGCAGTCCTGAAATAG